In the Flagellimonas sp. HMM57 genome, one interval contains:
- a CDS encoding SGNH/GDSL hydrolase family protein encodes MIAQDWPNLNKYRKANQALKADSILENSVVFMGNSITEGWSVAHPDFFDGKPYINRGISGQTTPQMLLRFRQDVIDLHPKIVIILAGTNDIAGNTGPIGLEQIRDNILSMVELAKANGIYPIVCSVLPAFDYGWRPGKEPNIKIPKLNSLLKKMALAQNIHYVDYFSAMADDRNGLPKDLAEDGVHPTKKGYLIMAGLVDGILIKTLKDLK; translated from the coding sequence ATGATAGCCCAAGATTGGCCCAATTTAAATAAATATCGAAAAGCCAATCAAGCATTGAAAGCTGATTCTATACTTGAAAATAGCGTTGTTTTTATGGGCAATTCCATCACTGAAGGTTGGTCTGTTGCCCATCCTGATTTTTTTGATGGCAAACCCTATATAAACCGTGGTATCAGTGGTCAAACAACACCACAAATGTTATTACGTTTTAGGCAAGATGTTATTGATTTACATCCAAAAATAGTGATCATCCTAGCAGGGACCAATGATATAGCGGGCAATACCGGTCCTATAGGTTTAGAGCAAATTAGGGACAATATTCTCTCCATGGTAGAACTGGCCAAAGCAAACGGGATTTATCCTATTGTATGTTCGGTTCTCCCAGCTTTTGATTATGGATGGCGTCCAGGAAAGGAGCCCAACATTAAAATTCCTAAACTTAATTCATTATTGAAAAAAATGGCCCTTGCCCAAAATATTCATTACGTGGATTATTTTTCCGCTATGGCAGATGACCGCAATGGACTACCTAAAGATTTGGCTGAAGATGGTGTACATCCAACTAAAAAAGGATATTTAATTATGGCAGGACTAGTGGATGGAATACTCATTAAAACACTAAAAGATTTAAAATGA
- a CDS encoding PD40 domain-containing protein: MNQKCFILVLLFISFLNADAQEIVKVKPAFEILREFDKIRDFTMDASGSEAYFTIQSQTEEKSVISKMVKVNDEWKTLSVASFSGAYKDLEPFLSPDGLRLYFVSNRPLHDSITSTKDFDIWFVERSAPNNTWSKPKNLGAPVNSENNEFYPTVSKNGNLYFTCDCPGALGRDDIFFSEWKNNAYSTPIALDENINSKGFEYNAYISKDDTFMIFGGYNREDGLGSGDLYISTKNSSGQWSKAKPLPSNINSKYMDYCPFVDEKQNMLYFTSRRSASSNMKINTISELKEMLEAYENGNSRLYKARFSLLEK; encoded by the coding sequence ATGAACCAAAAATGTTTCATTCTGGTTTTACTCTTCATTTCCTTTCTTAATGCTGATGCACAGGAAATCGTAAAAGTGAAACCTGCATTTGAAATTTTAAGGGAATTTGATAAAATAAGGGATTTTACCATGGATGCTTCCGGTTCCGAAGCTTATTTTACCATTCAATCCCAAACCGAGGAAAAGTCCGTAATCTCAAAGATGGTCAAAGTCAATGATGAATGGAAAACGCTAAGTGTTGCGAGTTTTTCTGGCGCGTATAAAGATTTAGAACCTTTTCTTTCTCCTGATGGCCTTCGTCTCTATTTTGTATCCAATCGACCTCTTCACGATTCCATTACTTCTACAAAAGACTTTGATATTTGGTTTGTAGAAAGGTCCGCGCCCAATAATACCTGGTCCAAACCCAAAAATCTAGGTGCGCCCGTAAACTCTGAAAACAATGAATTTTATCCTACCGTATCAAAAAACGGGAATCTGTACTTTACCTGTGACTGTCCGGGAGCTCTGGGAAGAGATGATATTTTTTTCAGTGAATGGAAAAATAATGCTTACAGTACCCCTATCGCTTTGGATGAAAATATCAACTCAAAAGGATTTGAATACAATGCCTATATTTCAAAAGATGATACCTTTATGATTTTTGGTGGATATAATCGCGAGGATGGACTGGGAAGCGGTGATTTATATATCAGTACCAAGAACAGTTCTGGCCAATGGTCCAAAGCTAAACCACTACCATCGAACATAAATTCAAAATATATGGATTATTGTCCGTTCGTAGATGAAAAACAAAATATGCTCTATTTTACCAGTAGGAGAAGTGCATCTTCAAATATGAAAATCAATACGATTTCTGAGTTGAAAGAAATGCTCGAAGCTTATGAAAATGGGAATAGTAGACTTTATAAGGCCCGGTTTAGTCTTTTGGAAAAGTAA
- a CDS encoding glycosyltransferase codes for MQSTLVSILIPFKNTAHFLTECLDSIINQSYQNWEVLAIDDHSEDTSMNLVTSYTEHDERIKVFKNTRKGIIPALQTAYSKSSGTFITRMDSDDIMKPNRIKTMVNSLIETGEGHIAVGQVNYFSERGISNGYERYEIWLNQLTAKGTNYTEIYKECVIPSPCWMAFRNDLDSCGAFEPDRYPEDYDLTFRFYENDLKIIPCNEVLHLWRDYDCRTSRTSEHYAQNYFLDIKLHYFLKLDYDSKRPLVIWGAGFKGKNIAKKLLEQGIEFVWLCDNPKKINKKIYDQELSHFSILERLSKPQSIITVANEEAQKEIKRYLNGLNQTPMEDYFFFC; via the coding sequence ATGCAGAGTACATTGGTCAGTATCCTAATTCCATTTAAAAACACCGCTCATTTTTTAACCGAGTGCTTGGATTCTATCATAAATCAGTCATACCAGAACTGGGAAGTACTTGCAATTGATGACCATTCTGAGGATACCAGTATGAATTTGGTCACTTCCTACACTGAACATGATGAACGGATAAAAGTTTTCAAGAATACAAGAAAAGGAATTATACCCGCCTTACAAACTGCATACTCCAAAAGTTCAGGAACTTTTATTACCCGAATGGATTCAGATGATATCATGAAACCCAATCGGATTAAAACCATGGTCAATTCCTTGATAGAAACAGGTGAAGGACATATCGCCGTTGGGCAGGTTAACTATTTTTCAGAGAGGGGCATCAGCAACGGTTATGAGCGTTACGAAATATGGTTGAACCAGTTGACTGCAAAAGGAACCAATTATACGGAAATCTATAAAGAATGTGTTATCCCCTCCCCTTGTTGGATGGCTTTTAGAAACGATTTAGATTCATGCGGTGCATTTGAGCCTGACCGGTACCCCGAAGATTATGACCTAACGTTTCGGTTTTATGAGAACGATTTGAAAATTATTCCATGTAATGAAGTTTTACATCTATGGAGAGATTATGACTGCAGAACCTCCAGAACCAGTGAACATTATGCACAAAACTATTTCTTGGACATTAAGCTACATTACTTTCTAAAACTGGATTACGATTCTAAGCGCCCATTGGTGATATGGGGTGCAGGATTTAAAGGAAAAAACATTGCTAAAAAGCTTCTGGAACAAGGCATTGAATTTGTTTGGCTATGTGATAATCCAAAGAAAATCAATAAAAAAATCTATGACCAAGAATTATCACACTTTTCAATCCTGGAAAGATTATCCAAACCCCAAAGTATTATCACCGTTGCCAATGAAGAAGCACAAAAGGAGATCAAGAGGTATTTAAATGGGTTGAACCAAACCCCCATGGAGGATTATTTTTTCTTCTGTTGA
- a CDS encoding BspA family leucine-rich repeat surface protein: protein MKKIHFLVLMMLSVGMFIISCSSDDNGTTSPTTVEKPTISGFTPSSGPVGTQVTINGTNFSTTPASNTVKIGNTTATVSVATTTKLTISVSQGATTGAVSVGVGGETVTGSTFTVTETEAQNTAPVITNQTTTTEVDEDANNESTIFTVTATDADADDTLTFEITDGNDEGLFSIDENGLITLAEGKTLDYETATEHSITVTVSDGNGGTAEITVHIAVQNVIGDLLNDPASFIFTLETVGANEEFFIKVYGEVGDVDFHIDWGDGQAEEHMTVQGDLGHQYETPGTYPVALKGQMDRLTFDEQIALRTVEQWGTTAWKSMEEMLYLNLLDDFVAINAKDNPNLDQCTSLENAFINADFKQDINGWDVDQVTNMTGTFSYNHKFNQDISSWDVSQVTNMDFMFFVADSFNQPIGANWDVGNVQSMYEMFFGTTAFDQDLGAWNIVNVTDMTGMLDDSGMSAVNFSNTILGWEDQEVQSGVKLGAEGVQYCNYFDVAFALGFLNVDHQWEITGHTPTDCD, encoded by the coding sequence ATGAAAAAAATACATTTTTTAGTCCTGATGATGTTATCCGTTGGGATGTTCATCATCTCCTGTTCCAGTGATGATAATGGAACAACATCGCCAACGACCGTAGAGAAACCTACCATAAGCGGTTTTACGCCCAGTTCCGGGCCTGTTGGCACACAGGTGACCATTAACGGGACCAACTTTAGTACAACACCGGCATCCAATACCGTGAAAATTGGGAACACTACAGCTACGGTTAGTGTCGCCACTACCACTAAGCTTACCATTTCCGTTTCCCAGGGTGCGACAACAGGAGCAGTAAGTGTTGGCGTAGGTGGTGAGACCGTGACCGGGAGCACCTTTACCGTGACCGAAACCGAAGCGCAGAACACCGCCCCGGTGATCACCAACCAGACCACAACAACAGAAGTGGACGAGGATGCAAACAATGAATCCACCATCTTTACCGTGACGGCCACCGATGCAGATGCGGACGATACGCTCACCTTTGAGATAACGGACGGAAACGATGAAGGACTGTTCAGCATAGATGAAAACGGCCTGATCACCTTGGCGGAGGGCAAAACCCTTGACTACGAGACCGCCACCGAGCACAGCATCACCGTGACCGTCTCCGATGGCAACGGGGGCACGGCCGAAATTACCGTACACATAGCCGTACAGAACGTTATCGGGGACCTGTTAAATGACCCAGCCTCCTTTATCTTTACCTTGGAGACCGTTGGCGCCAACGAGGAATTTTTCATAAAAGTTTATGGGGAAGTCGGAGATGTGGATTTTCATATTGATTGGGGCGATGGACAGGCAGAGGAACATATGACCGTCCAAGGAGACTTGGGCCACCAATATGAAACTCCGGGCACCTATCCCGTGGCCCTAAAGGGACAAATGGACCGATTGACCTTTGATGAACAGATCGCTTTGCGAACCGTGGAGCAATGGGGCACCACAGCATGGAAGAGCATGGAGGAGATGCTTTATCTAAACTTACTGGATGATTTTGTAGCTATAAATGCAAAGGACAACCCCAACCTTGACCAATGTACATCTCTCGAAAATGCTTTTATCAATGCGGATTTCAAACAGGACATTAACGGTTGGGACGTAGACCAGGTAACCAATATGACAGGTACTTTTTCTTACAATCATAAATTCAATCAGGATATCAGCAGTTGGGATGTAAGCCAGGTCACCAATATGGATTTTATGTTTTTCGTTGCTGACAGTTTCAATCAGCCCATTGGCGCTAACTGGGATGTTGGCAATGTTCAAAGTATGTATGAAATGTTCTTTGGTACCACGGCATTCGACCAAGATCTGGGGGCATGGAACATAGTCAACGTTACAGATATGACGGGAATGCTCGATGATTCCGGGATGTCCGCCGTTAACTTTTCAAACACGATTTTAGGGTGGGAAGATCAAGAGGTACAGTCCGGTGTAAAACTGGGCGCAGAGGGCGTGCAATATTGTAATTATTTTGATGTAGCTTTTGCTCTTGGTTTTCTGAATGTCGATCATCAATGGGAAATTACTGGCCATACCCCTACCGATTGTGATTAA
- a CDS encoding BatA domain-containing protein, producing MQFKHPEILWALVLLLIPILIHLFQLRRFKKTPFTNVAMLQQVVSESRKSNTLKKRLLLLTRLLLIAAIIIAFAQPFSSKKTALQQKETVVYLDDSFSMQAKSNGLSLLEKSVQELIKNSHPESVFSLFTNEKTYREVTIRDIQNNLLSLPHSHRQLGFNEIQLKANTLFSKSTNTIKDLILLSDFQESMYTTDSALDSATTNYLVPIRPKETRNISLDSIYLTENQAAPASISALLSGGVDEENVPISLYNGEVLIAKTSAKFNANGKAEVTFTIPEGEALNGTLKITDNGLSYDNQFFFNINKKDKIKVLAVHDSNSNYLDRLFNQEEFTLNTYRLRELDYSTLDEQNVVVLDNLPAIPNSLQKVLRTFKENGGTIIVVPSAESDLTSYNQFLSSFFATQLDEGSDISKKITTISFEHPLYKNVFEKKVYNFQYPNVKRYFRTRTRAPKILSLESGDVFLSGIDGFYLFSAALEDNNSNFKNSPLIVPTFYNMAAFGLKTSEPYHNIGQATTVDISLNLGADDILNVSKEGYEFIPFQQSFPNKVRLNFNDDPTVDGIFSITRQGQSIQNISFNYPRTESKLNYLDLENIGNARNQDSVASLFEFLETESSITAYWKWFVILALLLALIEVIIQKFVT from the coding sequence ATGCAATTTAAACATCCAGAAATCCTTTGGGCCTTAGTACTTCTACTCATTCCTATTTTAATCCATCTTTTTCAATTACGGCGATTTAAAAAAACACCATTTACGAATGTAGCCATGCTACAGCAGGTAGTTTCGGAGTCCAGGAAAAGTAATACGCTAAAAAAAAGGCTCCTACTTTTAACACGACTTTTATTGATTGCAGCCATAATCATTGCATTTGCACAACCCTTTTCCTCAAAAAAGACAGCATTGCAACAAAAGGAAACCGTGGTGTATTTAGATGATTCGTTCAGCATGCAAGCTAAAAGCAACGGACTTTCGTTATTGGAAAAATCGGTACAGGAATTGATCAAGAACAGTCATCCTGAAAGTGTTTTTAGTCTTTTTACGAACGAAAAAACATATAGAGAGGTTACCATTAGGGATATACAGAACAATTTACTTTCGCTCCCCCATTCGCATAGGCAGCTGGGGTTTAATGAAATTCAGCTCAAAGCAAACACCCTGTTCTCCAAGAGCACAAACACCATTAAAGATTTGATACTGCTATCCGATTTTCAAGAGAGCATGTATACTACGGATAGTGCCCTGGATTCTGCTACGACGAATTATTTAGTGCCTATTCGTCCAAAGGAAACCCGGAATATCTCGTTGGACTCGATATACCTAACAGAAAATCAAGCTGCCCCGGCTTCGATTTCTGCACTGCTTTCCGGAGGTGTCGATGAAGAGAATGTTCCCATATCACTTTATAATGGCGAGGTATTGATTGCGAAAACCTCCGCAAAATTTAACGCTAATGGTAAAGCAGAAGTAACTTTTACAATCCCCGAAGGTGAAGCATTGAACGGTACCCTAAAGATTACCGACAATGGGTTGTCCTATGACAACCAGTTCTTCTTTAACATCAATAAAAAGGACAAGATAAAAGTTTTGGCCGTACACGATTCCAACAGCAACTACCTGGACCGTTTATTTAACCAAGAGGAATTTACACTGAATACATATAGGCTCAGAGAATTGGATTACAGTACTTTGGACGAACAAAACGTAGTGGTTCTGGATAATTTACCAGCTATTCCCAACAGCTTGCAAAAAGTACTCCGAACTTTTAAAGAAAATGGGGGGACCATCATCGTTGTTCCTTCTGCTGAAAGTGACCTTACCTCTTACAATCAATTTCTTTCAAGCTTTTTTGCTACACAACTGGATGAGGGCAGTGATATCAGTAAAAAAATAACCACAATATCCTTTGAGCATCCGTTGTACAAAAATGTGTTTGAAAAAAAAGTCTACAACTTTCAGTATCCAAACGTGAAGCGCTATTTTAGGACACGGACACGTGCACCTAAAATCCTGTCTTTAGAGAGTGGCGATGTATTTCTGTCCGGTATTGATGGTTTTTATTTGTTTTCTGCTGCATTGGAAGATAACAACTCAAATTTTAAAAACTCTCCTTTAATCGTTCCCACCTTTTATAATATGGCAGCATTCGGGCTTAAAACATCCGAGCCATATCATAATATTGGACAAGCTACTACGGTGGATATATCCTTGAATTTAGGGGCGGATGATATCTTGAATGTTTCAAAGGAAGGATATGAATTTATTCCGTTTCAACAAAGTTTTCCAAATAAGGTAAGGCTCAATTTTAATGATGACCCTACGGTAGATGGCATCTTTAGTATTACCAGGCAGGGACAATCCATACAGAATATAAGTTTCAATTACCCCAGGACAGAGAGCAAGCTCAATTATTTGGATTTGGAAAACATTGGCAATGCACGCAATCAAGATTCCGTCGCTTCGTTGTTCGAGTTTCTTGAGACCGAGAGCAGTATTACGGCGTATTGGAAATGGTTTGTTATTTTAGCGCTACTACTCGCGCTTATTGAGGTAATTATTCAAAAATTTGTTACATGA
- a CDS encoding dihydroorotase family protein yields MNILLKSVKIVCPENAALHLKKRDIFIKNGTIEKIATSVDVPSKTKVVDYKNLHVSLGWFDTGVSFGEPGFEERETILNGLFVAGKSGFTDILLNPTSNPVPDTSSAIVFLKERGNGSTANLYPLGCLTTGSEGKDLAELFDMKNAGAVAYYDFKKQVANPNLLKIALLYAQNFDGLICSYPQDGQIRGKGIVHEGEVSTSLGLKGIPDLAEELQIARDLFILEYTGGKLHIPTISTTNSVKLIANAKKKGLNVSCSVSIHNLIFTDESLKDFDTSYKVSPPLRSKTDCKALIKGLKDGIIDFVTSDHNPIAVEEKKIEFDNAVDGTIGLESAFGSLNQLFDLEETIALLTKGRERFGLNTPLLKEGEKACLTLFDPNGEGSFEEENILSTSKNSMFLGSSLKGKVYGAVNNNQILI; encoded by the coding sequence ATGAACATTCTGCTAAAGTCTGTGAAAATAGTTTGTCCAGAAAATGCGGCCTTACATTTAAAAAAGCGGGACATTTTTATAAAAAATGGAACCATTGAAAAGATTGCTACATCTGTGGACGTTCCTTCCAAAACAAAAGTGGTCGATTATAAAAACCTTCATGTTTCGTTAGGTTGGTTCGATACCGGTGTCAGTTTTGGAGAGCCAGGGTTTGAAGAGCGTGAAACCATTTTAAACGGTCTGTTCGTTGCTGGCAAAAGTGGTTTTACGGACATTTTGTTAAATCCAACCAGCAACCCCGTACCGGATACAAGTTCAGCCATTGTTTTTCTAAAAGAAAGGGGAAACGGCAGTACTGCCAACCTATATCCTTTAGGATGCTTGACGACAGGCTCCGAAGGAAAAGATTTGGCGGAACTTTTTGATATGAAAAATGCCGGTGCAGTAGCCTATTATGATTTTAAAAAACAAGTTGCCAATCCAAACCTATTAAAAATTGCACTTTTATATGCGCAGAACTTTGATGGTCTCATATGTTCCTATCCGCAAGATGGGCAAATAAGGGGAAAGGGAATTGTACATGAAGGTGAGGTTTCCACTTCTTTGGGGCTTAAAGGAATTCCTGACTTGGCCGAAGAGTTACAGATTGCACGAGATCTCTTTATTTTGGAATATACCGGGGGAAAGCTACATATCCCCACCATTTCAACCACAAATTCTGTTAAGTTGATTGCCAATGCAAAGAAAAAAGGGTTGAACGTTAGCTGTAGTGTTTCCATTCATAACCTGATTTTTACGGATGAAAGCTTAAAAGATTTTGATACAAGCTATAAAGTTTCTCCGCCACTTAGAAGCAAAACTGACTGTAAGGCGTTGATCAAAGGACTTAAAGATGGTATTATCGATTTTGTAACATCTGACCATAATCCTATTGCCGTTGAAGAAAAAAAGATTGAATTTGACAATGCAGTTGATGGAACCATTGGTTTGGAGTCTGCATTTGGAAGTTTAAACCAACTTTTTGATCTGGAAGAGACCATAGCACTGTTAACCAAGGGCAGGGAACGTTTTGGATTAAATACACCGCTATTGAAAGAAGGAGAAAAAGCCTGCCTGACACTTTTTGATCCTAATGGCGAAGGTTCATTTGAAGAAGAAAATATACTTTCCACCTCTAAAAATAGCATGTTTTTGGGCAGCTCGCTAAAAGGAAAAGTGTACGGAGCGGTTAACAACAATCAAATCTTGATTTAA
- a CDS encoding alpha/beta hydrolase, translating to MSPTPLSLEYLLRPSVVKTDKAPSVFMFHGYGSNEEDLFSFASELPEELTIISVRAPYDLEPFGHAWYAINFDAEQGKWSDNEQAKISRDKIIAFIDEACEAYDLDEENITLLGFSQGTILSYSVALSVPEKVKNVIALSGYINEDILLDGYKTKDYSGLNIYASHGQVDQVIPVEWAQRIPDFLKGLNINHQYEEFPIGHGVSPQNFHSFKAWLVNNI from the coding sequence ATGTCCCCCACCCCGCTGTCCTTAGAATACTTACTGCGTCCTTCTGTTGTAAAAACTGATAAAGCCCCTTCCGTTTTTATGTTTCATGGTTACGGAAGCAATGAAGAAGACCTATTCTCTTTTGCATCTGAGCTGCCTGAAGAGTTAACAATAATATCAGTTAGGGCGCCTTACGACCTTGAACCTTTTGGCCATGCCTGGTATGCCATTAATTTTGATGCAGAACAAGGTAAATGGAGCGATAATGAACAGGCAAAAATATCTAGGGATAAAATAATAGCGTTCATTGATGAGGCATGCGAAGCCTATGATTTGGATGAAGAAAACATAACACTTTTAGGCTTTAGCCAAGGTACCATTCTTAGTTATTCCGTAGCCCTTTCTGTTCCAGAAAAAGTAAAGAATGTAATTGCACTAAGCGGTTATATCAACGAAGACATTCTTTTGGATGGTTATAAAACCAAAGATTACAGCGGTTTAAATATTTATGCTTCGCACGGGCAGGTAGATCAGGTAATCCCTGTGGAATGGGCGCAGCGAATACCAGATTTTTTAAAGGGCCTGAATATAAATCACCAGTATGAGGAGTTTCCCATAGGACATGGCGTGTCACCCCAAAATTTTCACTCTTTTAAGGCGTGGTTGGTTAACAACATCTAA
- a CDS encoding hydrolase, translating to MKNKIFLYLFIFAALIALYQFVSTNNMQKAFYSDAESLKTEISDLKDSLQQSQLKILDVQYFSLENNDDALAYYDHLKLKNPSRYIEDKLLETNEKKGDNPLIPYEGMESDFKINKIKIINHRWLLADFSDGKYWGDLIIKYELKDDLGVDFTLMDHLLYTRSN from the coding sequence ATGAAGAATAAGATTTTTTTATACCTATTTATTTTTGCCGCATTGATTGCATTGTACCAGTTCGTGAGCACAAACAATATGCAAAAGGCATTTTATTCCGATGCGGAAAGTTTGAAAACCGAAATTTCTGATTTAAAGGATTCGTTACAACAGTCACAACTGAAAATATTGGATGTTCAGTACTTTTCTTTAGAGAACAATGATGATGCGCTTGCCTATTATGACCATCTAAAACTAAAGAATCCGTCACGCTATATCGAAGATAAATTATTGGAAACCAACGAAAAAAAAGGCGATAACCCCTTAATTCCTTATGAAGGGATGGAAAGTGACTTCAAAATAAATAAAATAAAGATTATCAATCATAGATGGTTGTTGGCGGACTTTTCCGATGGAAAATATTGGGGCGATTTAATTATTAAGTATGAACTCAAAGATGATTTGGGTGTCGATTTTACTTTGATGGACCACCTACTTTACACTAGGAGCAATTAG
- a CDS encoding MBL fold metallo-hydrolase has protein sequence MTITFLGTGTSQGIPIIGSNHPVCLSKDPRDKRLRVSVLVSYNGFNYVVDCGPDFRQQMLTNPIEKLDGILFTHEHADHTAGIDDIRPFFFRQGDIPIYAHNRVIDSLTRRFDYIFADENRYPGAPAVRVNEVVNNQPIALGGLKVIPIEAYHNRLQVFGYRFKDFVYLTDVKRVDEHEIEKIRGAKVLVVNALREEPHHSHFNLEEALAFSKLVGAERTYFTHISHLLGFHEEVEKKLPKSVFLAYDNLQLKI, from the coding sequence ATGACCATTACTTTTTTAGGAACGGGCACCTCTCAAGGAATTCCCATAATTGGTAGCAATCATCCGGTATGCCTGAGTAAGGATCCAAGGGACAAACGGCTAAGGGTCTCTGTTCTCGTTTCTTACAATGGTTTTAATTATGTAGTGGATTGTGGCCCCGATTTTAGGCAACAAATGCTAACAAACCCAATAGAAAAACTGGACGGTATTCTCTTCACCCATGAGCATGCGGACCATACGGCTGGCATTGATGATATCCGTCCTTTCTTTTTTAGGCAAGGGGATATTCCAATTTATGCCCATAACAGGGTCATTGACTCCTTAACCAGACGTTTCGATTATATTTTTGCTGATGAAAATAGGTATCCGGGAGCTCCTGCGGTCAGGGTCAATGAAGTCGTAAATAATCAACCAATAGCACTGGGAGGTCTAAAAGTAATTCCCATTGAAGCATATCATAATCGATTGCAGGTGTTTGGCTATCGTTTCAAGGATTTTGTTTACCTAACGGATGTAAAGCGTGTGGATGAACATGAAATTGAAAAAATAAGAGGTGCAAAGGTACTCGTGGTCAATGCACTTAGAGAGGAACCGCACCATTCCCATTTTAATTTAGAGGAGGCACTGGCTTTTTCAAAACTGGTCGGAGCCGAAAGGACGTATTTTACCCATATCAGTCATTTACTTGGGTTTCACGAAGAAGTGGAAAAAAAACTTCCCAAGAGTGTATTTTTGGCTTATGATAACTTACAATTGAAGATTTAA
- a CDS encoding TonB-dependent receptor, with the protein MSTATGKQHAFENTPSIKAKTLRINLNPNIYGTFAEIGAGQETARQFFRAGGASGTIAKAMSAYDKSFSDAVYGIEEDGRYVTQSRLKKMLSHEMHLVEERISRENNPDYLFFSFANTVATIDFSKRYKGHGWVGIRFQLDPKQKEYDEIILHIRFKQNEARLQQETLGTLGVNLIYGAFFKYHKPKKLLKYLYDHIDKDTIEIDMVNFIGPHFKEVDNRLMSLQLIRNDMTDAVMFGPDGNNLLPASLLYKKNILALRGSFRPVTKVNMDMFQKSYDIFIREQTVEYENTIVIFEITLSNLKASGEIDEQDFMDRAELLSSLGHTVMISKFQEYYKLVEYFNNYTKAKIGLTMGVNNLVDVFDEKYYRDLSGGILEAFGKLFFKDLKVYLYPMKDVNTGQVMTSNNVKVHPRMKELYKFFKYNGKVMDIIDYDPDIMHIFSRDVLKRIINAEEGWEEMIPEGIADIIKEKRLFTRKVLKEKEEA; encoded by the coding sequence ATGTCCACTGCCACTGGTAAACAACATGCCTTTGAAAATACTCCTTCGATAAAGGCCAAGACCTTACGAATAAACCTAAACCCAAATATCTACGGAACCTTTGCCGAAATTGGTGCGGGCCAAGAAACGGCCAGACAGTTCTTTAGGGCAGGTGGTGCTTCTGGAACCATTGCAAAAGCAATGAGTGCTTATGACAAATCTTTTAGTGATGCGGTTTATGGAATCGAAGAAGATGGAAGATATGTTACGCAGTCAAGGCTAAAGAAAATGCTGTCCCACGAAATGCATCTTGTAGAGGAGCGCATCAGTCGTGAAAACAATCCGGATTATCTGTTCTTTTCATTTGCCAATACGGTAGCTACCATCGATTTTTCAAAACGCTATAAAGGACATGGATGGGTAGGAATACGATTTCAACTAGATCCCAAACAAAAGGAATATGACGAAATCATTCTTCACATTCGTTTTAAACAAAATGAGGCAAGGTTGCAACAAGAAACTTTGGGAACACTGGGCGTAAACCTAATTTACGGGGCGTTTTTCAAATACCATAAACCAAAGAAACTCTTAAAATATCTATACGATCATATTGATAAGGATACTATTGAGATCGATATGGTGAATTTTATCGGGCCACATTTTAAGGAAGTCGATAACAGGCTTATGAGTTTACAGCTCATCCGTAACGACATGACGGATGCCGTAATGTTCGGACCTGATGGAAACAACCTTTTACCTGCCTCTTTGCTTTATAAAAAGAATATCTTGGCATTGCGAGGTAGCTTCAGACCTGTTACGAAAGTGAACATGGATATGTTCCAGAAATCGTATGACATTTTCATAAGGGAACAAACGGTAGAATATGAGAACACCATTGTTATTTTTGAGATTACCCTTTCCAACCTAAAAGCATCGGGCGAAATTGATGAACAGGATTTTATGGACAGGGCAGAACTTTTAAGTTCGCTTGGTCATACAGTGATGATATCCAAATTTCAAGAGTATTACAAATTGGTGGAGTACTTTAATAATTATACCAAGGCCAAAATTGGACTTACAATGGGAGTCAATAATTTGGTCGATGTTTTTGATGAAAAATATTATCGTGATTTGAGCGGTGGTATTCTTGAAGCGTTTGGAAAACTCTTCTTTAAAGACCTAAAAGTCTATCTATACCCCATGAAAGATGTGAATACAGGGCAGGTTATGACGAGCAATAATGTGAAGGTGCATCCAAGAATGAAAGAGCTCTACAAATTCTTCAAGTATAATGGGAAGGTAATGGATATTATAGATTACGATCCAGATATCATGCATATCTTTTCCAGGGATGTCCTAAAACGAATTATAAATGCTGAAGAAGGTTGGGAAGAAATGATCCCTGAAGGTATTGCAGATATTATAAAAGAAAAACGACTCTTTACAAGAAAAGTTTTAAAGGAAAAAGAAGAAGCTTAA